A genomic stretch from Vibrio algarum includes:
- a CDS encoding cytochrome C assembly family protein yields the protein MDSLIAIASAILYALATATIVPGLSQQTKIKAKTVFISAALAIVFHAWLLHGQIHSNAGGQNLSILNVASVVSFITSLVMSFAMFKARLWFLLPVVYGFSIISILASSFLPGTFITHFEGKMGLLIHITIALFAYVTLTIAALYAIQLAWLDYKLKNKKAMAINPNLPPLMKVERQLFNIILLGNGLLTLTLLSGFVFLDDMFARGSAHKSILSFVAWVIYSILLWGHYQKGWRGKKVTWFAIAGATLLTLAYFGSRFVREIILN from the coding sequence ATGGACAGCTTAATCGCGATTGCCTCTGCTATTTTATATGCGCTTGCTACAGCGACTATAGTACCTGGGCTATCCCAGCAGACCAAAATAAAAGCGAAAACGGTGTTCATTAGCGCTGCTTTAGCTATTGTTTTCCACGCATGGTTGCTACACGGCCAAATACACAGCAATGCGGGCGGGCAAAATTTAAGTATTCTTAATGTTGCCTCTGTCGTCAGTTTTATAACCTCATTAGTAATGAGTTTTGCGATGTTCAAAGCGCGTTTGTGGTTTTTGCTACCCGTGGTCTACGGTTTCTCTATTATAAGTATCCTTGCTTCTAGCTTTTTACCGGGCACTTTTATTACCCACTTTGAAGGTAAGATGGGGTTGTTAATCCACATTACAATCGCACTGTTTGCCTATGTAACATTAACTATCGCGGCTCTGTATGCTATTCAACTAGCATGGTTAGACTATAAACTGAAAAACAAGAAAGCGATGGCAATTAATCCTAACTTACCTCCACTAATGAAGGTTGAAAGACAACTTTTCAATATTATTCTTCTTGGTAATGGGTTATTGACCTTAACCCTCTTATCTGGATTTGTATTTTTAGACGATATGTTTGCTCGAGGTTCGGCTCACAAGTCCATTTTATCATTTGTCGCTTGGGTAATTTATTCGATATTACTCTGGGGACATTATCAAAAAGGCTGGCGTGGTAAAAAAGTAACTTGGTTTGCTATCGCGGGAGCTACTTTGTTAACACTTGCCTATTTTGGCAGCCGCTTCGTCCGAGAAATCATATTAAACTAA
- a CDS encoding HlyC/CorC family transporter, which produces MNDISTGILFAILACLIVISGYFSGSETGMMSLNRYRLKHLAGEGHKGAKRVEKLLSRPDRLIGLILIGNNLVNILASAIATILGMRLFGDVGVAISTGLLTLVVLVFAEVTPKTLASLYPEKVAYTSSLILNVLMKILAPLVLLVNLITNGVLRLLGIRATHATEDPLSSDELRTVVNEAGGLIPRRHQDMLVSILDLENVAVNDIMVPRNEITGIDINDDWKSIVRQLTHSPHGRIVLYRDQIDEVVGMLRLREAYRLMLEKNEFTKETLLRAADEVYFIPEATPLNVQLLKFQRNKERIGLIVDEYGDIIGLVTLEDILEEIVGEFTTSIAPSLSEEITPQGDGSFLIEGSANIRDINKGLKWKLPTDGPRTLNGLILEHLEDIPESQVSIEVERHPMEIMKFTENKISLVKVFPARK; this is translated from the coding sequence TTGAATGACATATCAACGGGTATACTGTTTGCCATTCTCGCATGTCTAATCGTCATTTCTGGTTATTTTTCAGGTTCAGAAACCGGAATGATGTCATTAAATCGATATCGACTAAAGCACCTTGCAGGAGAAGGACATAAGGGAGCTAAGCGTGTCGAAAAGCTATTAAGCCGCCCTGACCGCCTTATAGGGCTTATCCTTATTGGAAACAACTTAGTTAATATCCTTGCTTCTGCTATCGCGACAATTCTTGGTATGCGCCTTTTTGGCGATGTAGGGGTTGCCATCTCAACCGGATTGCTAACACTTGTTGTGCTTGTCTTCGCTGAAGTCACACCTAAAACTTTGGCTTCACTCTATCCAGAAAAAGTTGCTTATACCAGTAGTCTCATTCTAAATGTGCTAATGAAGATACTTGCTCCATTAGTTCTCTTAGTAAACTTAATTACCAACGGTGTTTTGAGACTATTAGGCATTAGAGCAACTCACGCAACAGAAGACCCTTTAAGTTCAGATGAGCTCCGTACGGTTGTAAACGAGGCTGGAGGCTTAATTCCTCGTCGCCACCAAGACATGTTGGTGTCTATTCTTGATTTAGAAAATGTAGCCGTCAACGATATTATGGTACCAAGAAATGAGATCACCGGTATCGATATTAATGATGATTGGAAATCTATTGTACGGCAACTTACCCATTCACCTCATGGGCGAATCGTACTTTATCGAGATCAGATAGATGAAGTTGTTGGAATGCTGCGTCTCCGTGAAGCCTACCGTCTGATGCTAGAAAAAAATGAGTTCACAAAAGAAACGCTTTTACGCGCTGCAGATGAGGTCTATTTCATACCAGAAGCAACACCGTTAAACGTTCAACTGCTCAAATTCCAACGAAACAAAGAAAGGATTGGACTCATCGTTGATGAATATGGCGATATTATCGGCCTCGTTACTTTAGAAGATATTTTGGAGGAGATTGTGGGGGAATTTACTACCTCTATTGCCCCTAGCCTATCCGAAGAAATAACACCACAAGGTGACGGTAGCTTTCTTATTGAAGGTAGTGCCAATATTCGAGATATTAATAAAGGTTTAAAATGGAAGCTTCCAACCGATGGGCCTAGGACACTAAATGGTCTTATTTTAGAGCATTTAGAAGACATTCCTGAGAGCCAAGTCAGTATTGAGGTTGAAAGGCACCCAATGGAAATTATGAAATTTACTGAGAATAAGATAAGTCTTGTTAAGGTTTTTCCCGCTAGGAAGTAG
- the ffh gene encoding signal recognition particle protein, whose product MFENLTDRLSRTLKNISGKGRLTEDNIKETLREVRMALLEADVALPVIREFIKRVKESAVGVEVSKSLSPGQEFIKIVQKELEGVMGESNEALNLAAQPPAVVLMAGLQGAGKTTSVGKLSKHLKEVDKKKVLVVSADVYRPAAIKQLETLATDVGVDFFPSSADQKPIDIANAAVDHAKKKFYDVLLVDTAGRLAIDEQMMGEIKDLHTAIAPVETLFVVDAMTGQDAANTAKAFGDALPLTGVILTKVDGDARGGAALSVRHITGKPIKFLGVGEKTDALEPFHPDRVASRILGMGDVLSLIEDLERNVDKNKAAKMAKKFKEKKGFDLEDFREQLGQMQNMGGMMGMMDKLPGMSNLPANVKDKVDDKMFNQMEAMINSMTMKERLRPELIKGSRKKRIAAGSGTQVQDVNRMLKQFTQMQKMMKKMQKGGMKGMMRNMQGMMGGMGGGGMGGMGGPFGR is encoded by the coding sequence ATGTTTGAAAATTTAACGGATAGACTATCCAGAACACTTAAAAATATTAGCGGCAAAGGCCGTTTAACAGAAGACAACATAAAAGAGACGTTACGTGAAGTTCGTATGGCTCTTTTGGAAGCTGACGTGGCACTTCCCGTAATACGCGAGTTTATCAAACGCGTAAAAGAGAGTGCGGTTGGTGTAGAAGTTTCGAAATCATTATCTCCTGGCCAAGAATTCATAAAAATAGTTCAAAAAGAGCTAGAAGGAGTAATGGGTGAATCAAATGAGGCGTTAAATCTTGCGGCTCAACCTCCAGCTGTCGTTTTGATGGCTGGTTTGCAAGGTGCGGGTAAAACAACCAGTGTTGGTAAACTCTCTAAGCACTTAAAAGAAGTTGATAAGAAAAAAGTACTGGTTGTTTCTGCTGATGTTTATCGCCCTGCGGCGATTAAACAGTTGGAGACACTTGCTACTGACGTAGGTGTGGACTTTTTCCCTTCATCAGCCGACCAAAAGCCAATAGATATTGCGAATGCAGCCGTTGATCATGCTAAGAAGAAATTCTATGACGTTCTTTTAGTTGATACCGCGGGTCGTCTAGCCATCGATGAGCAGATGATGGGGGAAATTAAAGACCTTCATACTGCGATAGCGCCAGTAGAAACCTTATTTGTCGTTGATGCGATGACTGGTCAAGATGCGGCTAATACAGCGAAAGCGTTTGGTGATGCATTGCCTTTGACAGGGGTTATCCTGACAAAAGTGGATGGTGATGCTCGTGGTGGTGCGGCTCTTTCCGTTCGCCATATCACAGGAAAACCAATTAAGTTTTTAGGTGTGGGGGAAAAGACCGACGCACTTGAACCTTTCCATCCAGATCGTGTTGCTTCACGTATTTTGGGAATGGGTGATGTTCTCTCTTTGATTGAAGACTTAGAGCGCAATGTCGATAAAAATAAAGCCGCTAAGATGGCGAAGAAGTTCAAAGAGAAAAAAGGTTTTGATCTTGAAGACTTCCGTGAACAGTTAGGGCAGATGCAGAACATGGGCGGAATGATGGGGATGATGGATAAACTTCCTGGAATGAGCAACCTACCTGCTAACGTTAAAGATAAAGTAGACGATAAAATGTTTAACCAAATGGAGGCGATGATTAACTCCATGACAATGAAAGAGCGTTTACGTCCAGAACTCATTAAAGGTTCACGTAAAAAGCGTATTGCCGCAGGATCTGGTACACAAGTGCAAGATGTAAACCGTATGCTGAAACAGTTCACTCAAATGCAGAAAATGATGAAAAAAATGCAAAAAGGTGGCATGAAAGGCATGATGAGAAATATGCAAGGTATGATGGGCGGCATGGGCGGCGGTGGAATGGGCGGTATGGGTGGCCCATTCGGTAGATAG
- the luxS gene encoding S-ribosylhomocysteine lyase, with protein MPLLDSFTVDHTRMNAPAVRVAKTMQTPKGDTITVFDLRFCVPNKEILSEQGIHTLEHLYAGFMRAHLNGGDIEIIDISPMGCRTGFYMSLIGTPSEERVAEAWLAAMEDVLKVENQNNIPELNEYQCGTYGMHSLSDAKSIAKNVIEAGVLVNKNDELALPASMLEELNK; from the coding sequence ATGCCGTTACTAGATAGCTTTACCGTTGATCATACAAGAATGAATGCGCCTGCTGTACGCGTAGCAAAGACAATGCAAACACCGAAAGGGGATACGATAACTGTATTCGATTTACGTTTTTGTGTGCCGAATAAAGAGATACTCTCTGAACAAGGAATTCATACTTTAGAACATCTTTATGCGGGCTTTATGCGTGCACATTTGAATGGAGGTGATATTGAAATTATCGATATCTCTCCAATGGGTTGCCGTACAGGTTTCTATATGAGCTTGATTGGTACTCCTTCAGAAGAGCGCGTTGCTGAGGCTTGGTTGGCAGCTATGGAAGACGTTTTAAAAGTAGAGAACCAAAATAATATTCCCGAGCTTAATGAATATCAGTGTGGTACGTATGGTATGCATTCACTTTCCGACGCAAAAAGTATTGCTAAGAATGTAATTGAAGCTGGTGTTCTAGTGAATAAAAATGATGAATTAGCTTTGCCTGCTTCTATGTTGGAAGAGCTAAATAAGTAG